The sequence below is a genomic window from Gammaproteobacteria bacterium.
GATCGCTGACGATCAGGCCGAAAGACCCGCTTTTGCTTTGTCTGCCAAGGCCGCAAACGCGGCCTTGTCATACACGGCCAGATCGGCAAGCACCTTGCGGTCCACCTCGATGGCGGCCTTGTTCAAACCGTCCATCATGCGGCTGTAAGACAAGCCACACTCACGAGCCGCCGCATTGATACGTGTAATCCACAGGGCGCGGAACACGCGCTTGCGCTGACGGCGGTCACGATAAGCATACTGGCCGGCTTTGGTCACCGCCTGGGTGGCAACGCGATAGACGTTTTTGCGGCGTCCACGATAACCCTTGGCTTGTTCCAGCACCTTCTTGTGGCGGGCACGGGCAACGACACCTCGTTTTACTCTGGGCATGAAATGAATCCTCTAACACTTAAACGTTGGGCAGCATTTTACGCACGGCGGCGGTATCCGCGACATGCACCAGGGTGTTGTTACGCAGCTGGCGCTTACGCTTGGAACTTTTCTTGGTCAGAATGTGCCGCTTGAAACTCTGGGCCCGTTTGAATTTGCCCGAGCCCGTACGGGCAAAGCGCTTGGCGGCGCCGCGATGGGTTTTCAATTTTGACATTACCGAACTCCAAAATTTAAGAAACCCCCGCACCTCGCGGAGGCTTCCAGGATTGATCAGCACCGCTGGCGGGCTTCAAGAAGAGGCGTGCGGTCTTTTCTCGCCCCTGCCGGCGGCCTGCGCAGGGGCTGGGTGAGTCGCCTTTTTGGGCGCCAACACCATCACCATCACCCGGCCTTCCAGCCTGGGATATTGCTCCACGGCCGCGTAGTTTTCCAAATCGCCCTCGATGCGCTTGAGCAGCTTCGCACCCAGGGACTGATGGGCCATTTCCCGCCCCCGAAACCGCAGGGACACTTTGGCCTTGTCACCATGTTCCAGAAAG
It includes:
- a CDS encoding 50S ribosomal protein L20; translation: MPRVKRGVVARARHKKVLEQAKGYRGRRKNVYRVATQAVTKAGQYAYRDRRQRKRVFRALWITRINAAARECGLSYSRMMDGLNKAAIEVDRKVLADLAVYDKAAFAALADKAKAGLSA
- a CDS encoding 50S ribosomal protein L35 produces the protein MSKLKTHRGAAKRFARTGSGKFKRAQSFKRHILTKKSSKRKRQLRNNTLVHVADTAAVRKMLPNV